In the Campylobacter concisus genome, one interval contains:
- the thiH gene encoding 2-iminoacetate synthase ThiH encodes MKFARTNHMQLLPHMQDVGSDIMDEILKERASYKPEIYTEADVKAALNAKHCSLENLKALLSPAAAPFLEQIAQLAQAKTRANFGSNITLFTPLYIANYCDNLCVYCGFNAKNNIKRAKLSDEEITRELREISKSGLEEILILTGESETNSSVAYIANACALAKKFFKVVGVEIYPLNSDGYALLHKSGVDYVTVFQETYNPTKYEKIHLGGNKRIFPYRINAQERALLGGMRGVGFAALLGIDDFRLDAFATALHASLVQKKYPHAEIAFSCPRLRPIINNDRINPRDVGERELLQVICAYRIFMPTASITISTREKAKFRDNSVKIATNKISAGVKVSIGAHGEEKKGDEQFEISDDRSVGEIKAMLKANGLEPLMSEYVYV; translated from the coding sequence ATGAAATTTGCAAGAACCAACCACATGCAGCTGCTACCTCACATGCAGGATGTTGGCAGCGATATCATGGATGAGATTTTAAAAGAGCGCGCGAGCTACAAGCCAGAAATTTACACCGAGGCTGATGTAAAAGCAGCTCTTAATGCAAAACACTGCTCACTTGAAAATCTAAAAGCCTTACTTTCGCCTGCTGCGGCGCCATTTTTAGAGCAAATCGCCCAGCTTGCCCAGGCAAAAACAAGGGCAAATTTTGGCTCAAACATCACGCTTTTTACCCCGCTTTATATAGCAAACTACTGCGATAACCTCTGCGTTTATTGCGGTTTTAATGCTAAAAATAATATAAAAAGGGCAAAGCTAAGCGACGAGGAGATCACAAGGGAGCTAAGAGAAATTTCAAAGAGCGGCTTAGAAGAAATTTTGATCCTAACTGGCGAGAGCGAGACCAACTCAAGTGTCGCCTACATCGCAAATGCCTGCGCTTTGGCAAAGAAATTTTTTAAAGTCGTTGGGGTTGAAATTTACCCGCTAAACTCAGACGGCTACGCTCTGCTTCACAAAAGCGGCGTGGACTATGTGACCGTCTTTCAAGAGACCTATAATCCCACAAAATACGAGAAAATTCACCTTGGTGGCAATAAAAGGATCTTCCCATACCGCATAAATGCGCAAGAGCGAGCGCTTCTTGGAGGCATGAGAGGGGTTGGCTTTGCCGCACTTCTTGGCATAGATGACTTTAGGCTTGACGCCTTCGCGACCGCACTTCACGCAAGTTTAGTTCAAAAAAAGTATCCGCACGCCGAGATCGCATTTTCATGCCCAAGGCTTCGCCCTATCATCAACAACGACCGCATCAACCCACGTGACGTGGGCGAGCGCGAGCTTTTACAAGTAATCTGCGCTTATAGAATTTTCATGCCAACAGCAAGCATTACCATCTCAACCAGAGAAAAGGCGAAATTTCGCGATAATTCTGTAAAGATCGCCACAAATAAGATAAGCGCTGGCGTAAAAGTGAGCATCGGCGCTCACGGCGAAGAGAAAAAGGGCGACGAGCAGTTTGAGATAAGCGACGACAGAAGCGTGGGCGAGATCAAGGCTATGCTAAAAGCAAACGGCCTAGAGCCACTAATGAGCGAGTATGTCTATGTTTAA
- a CDS encoding nitrogen fixation protein NifR: MGLTFIKATAFANRWRLVIKIWLVFSFLSYALAYYLGLEVFGFISAISIFGCVCLLAFSSLLWFIASLVFLQPLVFLLLEKFDESITVYALACSIWLLGWITLSLVVDDKFARLGNDILLKISRIVIVGEFALLYFFNYNSSFDIETLIKSNLTKSLLLVLNSYMLPSLVTLLIFDIKTYIASKNE, from the coding sequence ATGGGTTTGACTTTTATAAAAGCCACTGCCTTTGCAAATAGGTGGCGGCTTGTTATTAAAATTTGGCTTGTTTTTTCTTTTTTATCCTATGCGCTGGCCTACTATCTTGGGTTAGAGGTTTTTGGCTTTATCTCTGCCATTTCTATCTTTGGCTGTGTTTGCCTGCTAGCCTTTAGCTCACTTCTTTGGTTTATCGCTAGCCTTGTATTTTTGCAACCTTTGGTATTTTTACTACTTGAAAAATTTGATGAAAGCATTACTGTTTATGCTTTAGCCTGCTCAATTTGGCTGCTTGGCTGGATCACTTTGTCGCTTGTGGTCGATGATAAATTTGCAAGACTGGGAAATGACATCTTACTAAAGATCTCTCGCATAGTTATTGTTGGCGAGTTTGCCTTGCTATATTTTTTTAACTACAACAGCAGCTTTGACATAGAGACTTTAATAAAGTCAAATTTGACAAAGTCGCTGCTTTTAGTGCTAAACTCCTATATGCTGCCATCGCTTGTGACGCTACTTATATTTGATATAAAAACATATATCGCTAGCAAAAATGAGTAA
- the mog gene encoding molybdopterin adenylyltransferase, producing MKAKIGILTLSDRASEGTYEDKSGPAIKDVLDSWIVSEREYFYEVIPDEFELIKERLVHMVDVLGCDLVLTTGGTGPALRDVTPEATEAVCEKMMPGFGELMRAASLKYVPTAILSRQTAGIRGHALIINLPGQPKAIKECLEPVFPAVPYCIDLIEGAFIETDENVMKVFRPKQKKIS from the coding sequence GTGAAAGCAAAAATAGGCATATTAACCCTTTCTGACCGCGCAAGCGAAGGCACATACGAGGACAAATCAGGTCCAGCGATCAAAGATGTGCTTGATAGCTGGATAGTGAGCGAGCGTGAATACTTTTACGAGGTTATACCAGATGAGTTTGAGCTGATAAAAGAGAGGCTTGTGCACATGGTAGACGTGCTTGGCTGCGACCTTGTGCTAACTACCGGTGGTACTGGGCCAGCTCTTAGAGATGTGACACCAGAGGCAACAGAGGCAGTTTGTGAGAAGATGATGCCAGGCTTTGGCGAGCTGATGAGAGCAGCAAGCTTAAAATACGTCCCAACAGCGATCCTATCACGCCAAACAGCAGGCATCAGAGGCCACGCGCTCATCATAAATTTACCAGGTCAACCAAAGGCGATAAAAGAGTGCTTGGAGCCAGTTTTTCCAGCGGTACCATACTGCATCGATCTAATAGAGGGTGCATTTATCGAGACTGATGAAAACGTGATGAAAGTTTTCCGTCCAAAACAAAAGAAAATCTCGTAA
- a CDS encoding thiazole synthase: MQSDSLILGGKEFQSRFILGSGKYSHELIDSAINEAGAQILTLALRRINESKERNILDFIPKGVTLLPNTSGARNAKEAVRIAQLARELGCGELVKIEIITDSKFLFPDNAETIKACEALANDGFVPMPYMFPDLNAARAMLSAGASCIMPLAAPIGSNQGLVFKDIIEILINELDTQIIVDAGIGRPSQACEAMEMGAAAIMANTAIASSKNIPLMARAFKEAIIAGRNAYLAGLGAKSKSANASSPLTGFLD, from the coding sequence GTGCAAAGTGATAGCCTGATCCTTGGCGGCAAGGAGTTTCAAAGCCGCTTTATCCTTGGCTCTGGCAAGTACTCACACGAGCTCATCGACTCAGCCATAAACGAGGCTGGCGCGCAAATTTTAACCCTTGCTCTTAGACGCATAAACGAGAGCAAAGAGCGAAATATACTTGACTTTATCCCAAAAGGCGTGACACTTTTGCCAAACACAAGTGGTGCTAGAAACGCCAAAGAGGCCGTTCGTATCGCTCAACTTGCACGTGAGCTTGGATGTGGTGAGCTTGTTAAGATAGAGATCATCACTGACTCTAAATTTCTCTTTCCAGACAACGCTGAAACCATAAAAGCATGCGAAGCCTTGGCAAATGACGGCTTTGTGCCGATGCCTTATATGTTTCCAGATCTAAATGCCGCAAGAGCGATGCTAAGTGCTGGGGCAAGCTGCATTATGCCTCTGGCTGCGCCCATTGGCTCAAACCAAGGGCTAGTTTTTAAAGATATTATTGAAATTTTGATAAACGAGCTTGATACGCAGATCATAGTTGATGCTGGCATAGGCAGGCCTTCACAAGCATGCGAAGCAATGGAGATGGGAGCGGCTGCAATAATGGCAAACACAGCTATCGCCTCATCAAAAAATATCCCACTCATGGCAAGAGCCTTTAAAGAGGCTATCATCGCTGGTCGCAACGCCTATCTAGCAGGCCTTGGCGCAAAGAGCAAAAGTGCAAATGCCTCATCGCCCCTCACTGGATTTTTAGACTGA
- a CDS encoding thiamine phosphate synthase: MSMFKILCVADFESYEGDDFLKRIQLLCKAGVDEILLRAKGLSEANFYDLAKVVAQICENYRKKFIINQFFDVACRLKSNFWLTSAQLDFFKNHGIFLDEFRKTAKIYAPAHDLEQAKISASIADVLVASHIFATSCKPNLEPKGVNFISELKSLDKEIYALGGLDSGNYKEAIKAGANGICLMSLAMNGNIELIKKIAESKNG, translated from the coding sequence ATGTCTATGTTTAAAATTCTCTGCGTGGCTGACTTTGAAAGCTATGAAGGTGATGACTTTTTAAAGAGAATTCAGCTACTTTGCAAGGCTGGCGTGGATGAAATTTTACTTCGCGCAAAGGGGCTAAGCGAGGCTAATTTTTACGATCTTGCTAAGGTTGTGGCTCAAATTTGTGAAAACTACCGCAAGAAATTTATCATTAATCAATTTTTTGACGTAGCTTGCAGGCTAAAGAGCAACTTTTGGCTCACTTCAGCGCAGCTTGACTTTTTTAAAAATCACGGCATTTTTTTAGATGAATTTAGAAAAACAGCTAAAATTTACGCCCCAGCTCACGACCTAGAGCAGGCTAAAATTTCAGCCTCTATCGCTGACGTGCTAGTCGCTTCTCATATATTTGCCACCTCTTGCAAGCCAAATTTGGAGCCAAAAGGAGTCAATTTTATAAGCGAGCTAAAAAGCTTAGACAAAGAAATTTACGCACTTGGCGGACTAGACAGTGGGAACTACAAAGAGGCCATAAAAGCTGGTGCAAACGGAATTTGCCTTATGAGCCTAGCAATGAACGGCAACATAGAGCTTATAAAAAAGATAGCAGAGAGCAAAAACGGCTAA
- the thiF gene encoding sulfur carrier protein ThiS adenylyltransferase ThiF, with protein MIEIVLNGAKFKVPVKSLSELKELALGDKESEIYKFLEKFNATKPDIFIVDGFAIKEDSELKDGSNVVFIRRGVMPEREVLRAMIASRNSPELNLALSKAVIGVAGLGGLGSNIALSLARVGVKKLVLADFDVVEPSNLNRQQYFVRHIGLKKTQALKELINDVNPFVEVETHDIFLDEKNVASVFGECEILCEAFDNVAGKAMILNEAGASLKDKKIIGASGMAGYFSSNLIKTIKFAKNVYLCGDLTNEAKIGQGLMAPRVAVCANHEANLAIRLLMGLEA; from the coding sequence ATGATAGAGATTGTATTAAATGGCGCAAAATTTAAGGTGCCAGTAAAAAGCCTTAGCGAGCTAAAAGAGCTTGCACTTGGTGATAAAGAGAGTGAAATTTATAAATTTTTAGAGAAATTTAACGCGACAAAGCCAGATATTTTTATCGTTGATGGCTTTGCTATAAAAGAAGATAGCGAGCTAAAAGATGGCTCAAATGTCGTATTTATAAGGCGTGGCGTGATGCCTGAGCGTGAAGTTTTACGCGCGATGATCGCCTCACGAAACAGCCCTGAGCTAAATTTAGCCCTAAGTAAAGCGGTGATCGGCGTGGCTGGACTTGGCGGTCTTGGCTCAAATATCGCGCTAAGCCTAGCTAGAGTTGGCGTAAAAAAGCTAGTGCTTGCCGACTTTGACGTCGTTGAGCCAAGCAATCTAAACCGCCAGCAGTATTTCGTCCGCCACATCGGCTTAAAAAAGACGCAGGCGCTTAAAGAGCTGATAAATGACGTCAATCCCTTTGTCGAGGTCGAAACTCACGATATATTTTTAGATGAAAAAAACGTGGCTAGCGTCTTTGGCGAGTGTGAAATTTTATGCGAGGCCTTTGACAATGTCGCTGGAAAGGCGATGATACTAAATGAAGCTGGTGCCAGCCTAAAAGATAAAAAGATCATCGGCGCCTCTGGCATGGCAGGATACTTTAGCTCAAATCTCATAAAAACCATAAAATTTGCCAAAAATGTCTATCTTTGCGGCGACCTCACAAACGAGGCAAAGATCGGTCAAGGACTCATGGCGCCGCGCGTCGCAGTCTGTGCAAACCATGAGGCAAATTTAGCCATTAGATTGCTTATGGGCTTGGAGGCGTAA
- a CDS encoding pyridoxal phosphate-dependent aminotransferase encodes MQLANRMQTLSESITIAISTKAKEMKAAGIDVISLSAGEPDFMTPKKIRETVKNALDNDSKSGKYTPVPGLPEVIDAIRAKLKRDNGLDYKASQIVTNIGAKHSLFNVFQALINPGDEVIIPSPYWVSYPEIVKFCGGVPVFIEANESTNFKITAEQLKKAITPKTKVFSLNHPTNPTGAVYTKEEITAFGEVLKGTDIIVTSDEIYEKVIYGKKFHAVASVSEDLFKRTVTINGLSKCGAMPGWRFGYIASSMDWLIAGIKKLQSQSTSNISSIVQIGAIPSLLGETDDDIENMRKEYEKRRDVGVEMINAIQGLSVVKPDGAFYLFVKCKEVDSDSLRFCKKMLEEANVATVPGVGFGMEGYFRISFATDIESIKKAIERIANFVKSYKI; translated from the coding sequence ATGCAACTAGCAAACAGAATGCAAACATTAAGCGAGTCAATCACAATCGCGATCAGCACAAAGGCCAAAGAGATGAAGGCTGCTGGCATCGACGTGATCTCGCTTTCAGCTGGTGAGCCTGACTTTATGACTCCAAAAAAGATAAGAGAAACTGTAAAAAACGCACTAGATAACGATAGCAAAAGCGGCAAATATACGCCGGTACCAGGTTTGCCTGAGGTTATAGACGCCATTAGAGCAAAGCTAAAAAGAGATAACGGGCTTGACTACAAAGCAAGCCAGATCGTCACAAACATCGGCGCAAAACACTCACTTTTTAACGTATTTCAAGCACTTATAAACCCAGGCGACGAGGTCATCATCCCCTCTCCATACTGGGTAAGCTACCCTGAGATCGTTAAATTTTGTGGCGGTGTGCCTGTCTTTATCGAAGCAAACGAGAGCACAAATTTTAAGATCACAGCCGAGCAACTAAAAAAAGCGATCACACCAAAAACAAAGGTCTTTTCGCTAAATCATCCAACAAACCCAACTGGAGCTGTATATACGAAAGAGGAGATCACGGCATTTGGCGAGGTTTTAAAGGGTACTGACATCATCGTTACAAGCGATGAAATTTATGAAAAAGTGATCTACGGCAAGAAATTTCACGCAGTGGCCTCAGTGAGCGAAGATCTTTTTAAAAGAACGGTCACGATAAATGGCCTAAGCAAGTGTGGAGCGATGCCTGGCTGGAGATTTGGCTATATAGCAAGCTCGATGGACTGGCTGATTGCTGGCATCAAAAAGCTTCAAAGCCAAAGCACAAGCAACATTAGCTCGATCGTGCAAATAGGCGCTATCCCGTCGCTTCTAGGCGAAACCGACGACGATATCGAAAATATGAGAAAAGAGTACGAAAAAAGACGTGATGTGGGAGTTGAGATGATAAATGCTATCCAAGGACTTAGCGTAGTTAAGCCTGATGGCGCATTTTATCTATTTGTAAAATGTAAAGAGGTAGATAGCGACTCACTTAGATTTTGTAAAAAGATGCTTGAAGAAGCAAACGTAGCCACTGTGCCAGGTGTTGGCTTTGGCATGGAGGGATACTTTAGAATTTCCTTTGCGACTGACATCGAGAGCATAAAAAAAGCGATCGAGAGGATCGCAAATTTTGTAAAAAGCTACAAAATTTAA
- a CDS encoding ATP-dependent metallopeptidase FtsH/Yme1/Tma family protein: MQKFKFNKKNILIIAAIALISVLLFAVSKEPRNITYSQYMQLMDGNFIDRAVINDDEVVLYAQNNRFSIIKEGIDLKELIKKVPVEKTKQYITPGMIWGFIIFVCFVLWYAYIFRSIRKKEESLLSKKDGAFEIESVLNQNTMPVISNVRFSDVAGISEVKSELSEIVDFLKNPQKYRNFGIKMPKGVLMIGPPGVGKTLVAKAVAGEANVPFFYQNGASFVQIYVGMGAKRVRELFSRAKSYAPSIIFIDEIDAVGKSRGGTRNDEREATLNQLLTEMDGFEDNSGVIVIAATNRIEMIDEALLRSGRFDRRIFLSMPDFNDRVAILNTYLKDKNCEVAAEDIAKMSVGFSGAALSTLVNEAAINALRNGENVLKMRDFEAVLNKVLLGKKKVLSYSENEKKIQAIYQGAKALSAYWFDVKFEKISLIEDRFMATEQEIESKSQMISRIKVLIAGMCKLEIDENDIFSNSSSDLNLAKEIASKMVYEYGMGSSFVPNPNDVEEILKQAKEEITSFLKGTNEQIAKISSYLLAYESVDKETLAKILNENY; encoded by the coding sequence ATGCAAAAATTTAAATTTAATAAAAAAAATATCCTAATAATCGCAGCTATCGCATTAATCAGCGTGCTGTTATTTGCCGTTAGTAAAGAGCCACGAAATATCACATATTCGCAATATATGCAGCTAATGGATGGAAATTTTATAGACCGCGCTGTAATCAATGATGATGAAGTCGTGCTTTATGCACAAAACAATCGTTTTTCAATCATAAAAGAGGGTATCGATCTAAAAGAGCTTATTAAAAAAGTGCCTGTCGAAAAGACTAAGCAATACATCACTCCAGGCATGATCTGGGGATTTATCATCTTTGTCTGCTTCGTGCTTTGGTATGCTTATATCTTTAGAAGTATCAGGAAAAAAGAGGAGAGCTTGCTTAGCAAAAAAGATGGCGCATTTGAGATAGAAAGTGTGCTAAATCAAAACACTATGCCAGTCATTTCAAACGTGAGATTTAGCGATGTAGCAGGCATTAGTGAGGTTAAAAGCGAGCTTAGTGAGATAGTTGATTTTCTAAAAAATCCACAAAAATATAGAAATTTTGGTATCAAAATGCCAAAAGGCGTGCTAATGATCGGCCCTCCAGGCGTTGGTAAAACGCTTGTGGCAAAGGCAGTTGCAGGCGAGGCAAATGTGCCATTTTTTTATCAAAACGGTGCAAGTTTTGTGCAAATTTATGTTGGCATGGGTGCAAAAAGAGTGCGAGAGCTTTTTAGTAGAGCCAAGTCCTATGCGCCTTCAATCATCTTTATCGACGAGATAGACGCCGTTGGCAAGAGTAGGGGTGGGACTAGAAACGACGAGCGAGAAGCCACGCTAAATCAGCTGCTAACTGAGATGGACGGCTTTGAAGATAATTCAGGTGTCATCGTCATAGCTGCCACAAATAGGATCGAGATGATCGATGAGGCGCTACTTAGATCAGGGCGTTTTGATAGGAGAATTTTTCTTTCTATGCCTGATTTTAACGATAGGGTAGCGATCTTAAATACATATCTAAAAGATAAAAACTGCGAAGTGGCGGCTGAGGATATCGCTAAAATGAGCGTTGGCTTTTCAGGTGCAGCACTTAGTACGCTTGTAAATGAAGCTGCGATAAATGCCCTAAGAAACGGCGAGAACGTGCTTAAAATGAGAGACTTTGAGGCTGTTTTAAATAAGGTCTTGCTTGGCAAGAAAAAGGTGCTAAGCTACAGCGAAAACGAGAAGAAAATTCAAGCCATCTATCAAGGAGCAAAGGCACTAAGTGCTTACTGGTTTGATGTAAAATTTGAAAAAATTTCTCTTATAGAAGATAGGTTTATGGCCACAGAGCAAGAGATCGAGTCAAAGTCGCAGATGATATCTCGTATCAAGGTGCTCATAGCTGGTATGTGCAAGCTTGAGATAGATGAGAACGATATATTTTCAAACTCGAGCAGCGATCTAAATTTAGCCAAAGAGATCGCTTCAAAGATGGTTTATGAATATGGCATGGGAAGCTCTTTTGTGCCAAATCCAAACGATGTAGAAGAAATTTTAAAGCAAGCAAAAGAGGAGATCACATCCTTTTTAAAAGGCACAAATGAGCAAATCGCAAAGATAAGCTCATATCTGCTAGCATATGAGAGCGTAGATAAAGAAACGCTGGCAAAAATTTTAAACGAAAACTATTAA
- the mtaB gene encoding tRNA (N(6)-L-threonylcarbamoyladenosine(37)-C(2))-methylthiotransferase MtaB, with the protein MQKIFFKTFGCRTNIYDTELLKSYIKDYEITNDEDAADIVVINSCTVTNSADSGVRNYINGVKRRGAKVVLTGCGAVSKGKELFNSGIFGVLGASKKSDLNELLKQEKPFFELGNLNSVDKNIVTNYENHTKAFIKIQEGCNFNCSYCIIPSVRGKARSMDEAMILKEARILAQNGYNELVLTGTNIGSYGKDTNSSLGKLLANLGKISGIRRIRLGSIEPSQIDESFREILKEEWLERHLHIALQHTSQAMLKIMRRRNDAFSDLELFNELSSLGFALGTDYIVGHPGESEEIWAEALENFKKFPITHLHAFVYSPRRDTHSATLKSDVSGDVAKSRLKILQGITLQNNENFRKKHYGALKILVEQKNGEFYEGFDQFYNKAKILSQKDITKEWVEVSEYEVKPDANYAKI; encoded by the coding sequence ATGCAAAAGATATTTTTTAAAACATTTGGATGTCGCACAAATATCTATGATACCGAGCTTTTAAAAAGCTACATCAAGGACTACGAGATCACAAATGATGAAGATGCTGCTGATATTGTGGTCATAAACTCGTGCACTGTTACAAATTCTGCTGATAGCGGTGTCAGAAACTACATAAACGGCGTAAAAAGGCGCGGGGCAAAGGTAGTGCTGACTGGATGTGGCGCGGTTAGTAAGGGCAAAGAGCTATTTAACAGCGGTATATTTGGCGTACTTGGAGCTAGTAAAAAGAGCGATCTAAATGAGCTTTTAAAGCAAGAAAAGCCATTTTTTGAGCTTGGAAATTTAAACTCAGTTGATAAAAATATAGTTACAAATTATGAAAATCACACAAAGGCTTTTATAAAAATTCAAGAAGGCTGCAACTTTAACTGCAGTTACTGCATCATCCCTTCAGTTCGTGGCAAGGCTAGAAGCATGGATGAGGCTATGATACTAAAAGAGGCAAGAATTTTAGCTCAAAACGGCTATAATGAGCTCGTACTAACTGGCACAAACATAGGCAGTTACGGTAAAGATACAAATAGCTCTCTTGGTAAGCTTTTGGCAAACTTAGGTAAAATTTCTGGCATTAGACGCATTAGGCTTGGAAGCATTGAGCCAAGCCAGATAGATGAGAGCTTTAGAGAAATTTTAAAAGAAGAGTGGCTGGAGCGTCATTTGCACATCGCACTTCAGCACACGAGTCAGGCTATGCTAAAGATCATGCGAAGACGCAATGACGCATTTAGTGATCTGGAGCTTTTTAATGAGCTTAGCTCACTCGGCTTTGCACTTGGTACGGACTACATCGTGGGACATCCAGGAGAGAGTGAGGAGATATGGGCAGAGGCTTTGGAAAATTTTAAGAAATTTCCTATCACACACCTGCATGCTTTTGTCTATTCGCCAAGGCGTGATACGCACTCAGCTACACTAAAAAGCGATGTTAGCGGTGATGTGGCAAAAAGTAGGCTAAAAATTTTACAAGGTATTACTTTGCAAAATAATGAAAATTTTAGAAAAAAACATTATGGGGCTTTAAAAATTTTAGTCGAGCAAAAAAATGGCGAATTTTACGAAGGTTTTGATCAGTTTTACAACAAAGCTAAAATTTTAAGCCAAAAAGATATAACAAAAGAGTGGGTGGAGGTAAGCGAATATGAAGTTAAGCCAGATGCCAATTATGCAAAAATTTAA
- the thiS gene encoding sulfur carrier protein ThiS — protein MIKFSVNGKIFELENDINVYEFLAQNGYELKFIALERDGEILPKKLWRDSFMSEGKAYEIVTLVGGG, from the coding sequence ATGATCAAATTTAGTGTAAATGGCAAAATTTTCGAGCTTGAAAACGATATAAATGTTTATGAATTTTTAGCTCAAAATGGCTATGAGCTTAAATTTATAGCCCTTGAGCGAGACGGAGAAATTTTGCCAAAAAAGCTTTGGCGTGATAGCTTTATGAGCGAGGGCAAAGCTTATGAGATCGTCACTTTAGTTGGCGGTGGATGA
- the speA gene encoding biosynthetic arginine decarboxylase gives MNDFGLSIWGNSNFVIEDGKVCINAASKPAIIDIVKEIRDDGYRGPLLLRFPHLIQKQIEQIHASFAKAKKEFAYKGSFNAVFPLKVNQYPGFVKNLVRLGKPYNYGLEAGSKAELLLTMAYNNEKAPITVNGFKDKEMINIGFIAAEMGHNITLTIEGLNELEAIIAIAKERFKPKPKIGLRVRLHSTGSGLWAKSGGIHSKFGLTSTELIEAVKMLKKANLLENFTMIHFHIGSQISEIHPLKKALIEAGNIYAELRKMGASNLKAINLGGGLAIEYSQFKEESSRNYTLNEYANDVVYMLKTISEQKKEIEPDIFIESGRYIAASHALLVAPVLELFSQEYTEEKLNLKKNNPNLITELVDLYKSIKPSNALEYLHDAIHHTESILTLFDLGYVDLQDRSNAEVLLRLISKKAVVMLGNKSNSSDLAKIQKEVQERYLLNFSIFQSLPDFWGLKQNFPIMPLDRLDERPTLPASIWDITCDSDGEISYDDEQNPLLLHDVDVEKEDYFLGFFLVGAYQEVIGMKHNLFTHPTEATIEITNDDYKITNLLESQSILDIMEDMDYDIYEIQDTLNERLEKSTLINETQKKQILGELYLFLNDNSYLKTIN, from the coding sequence ATGAATGATTTTGGACTTAGCATTTGGGGCAATTCAAATTTTGTTATAGAAGATGGTAAAGTCTGTATAAATGCAGCCAGCAAACCAGCGATCATAGACATCGTAAAAGAGATAAGAGACGATGGCTACAGAGGGCCGCTACTGCTTCGCTTTCCGCACCTTATCCAAAAGCAGATCGAGCAGATCCACGCAAGCTTTGCAAAAGCAAAGAAAGAATTTGCCTACAAAGGCAGCTTTAATGCTGTTTTCCCGCTTAAAGTAAATCAATATCCTGGCTTTGTAAAAAACCTGGTTCGCCTTGGCAAGCCCTACAACTACGGCCTTGAAGCTGGCAGTAAGGCTGAGCTACTTTTAACTATGGCTTACAATAACGAAAAAGCTCCCATAACCGTAAATGGTTTTAAAGATAAAGAGATGATAAATATAGGCTTTATCGCCGCTGAGATGGGACACAACATCACGCTAACGATTGAGGGCTTAAATGAGCTTGAAGCGATAATCGCCATCGCAAAAGAGCGCTTCAAACCAAAACCAAAGATCGGACTTAGAGTGAGACTACACTCGACAGGATCGGGTCTTTGGGCAAAAAGTGGCGGCATACACTCTAAATTTGGACTAACATCAACAGAGCTAATAGAAGCTGTAAAGATGCTAAAAAAAGCAAATTTACTTGAAAACTTCACAATGATACACTTTCACATCGGCTCTCAAATAAGCGAGATCCACCCGCTCAAAAAGGCACTCATCGAGGCTGGCAACATCTACGCTGAGCTTAGAAAAATGGGCGCCTCAAATTTAAAAGCGATAAATTTAGGTGGTGGCCTTGCGATCGAGTACTCGCAGTTTAAAGAAGAAAGCAGCAGAAACTATACTCTAAACGAATATGCAAACGACGTTGTTTATATGCTTAAAACCATAAGCGAGCAAAAAAAAGAGATCGAACCAGATATCTTTATAGAGTCAGGTCGCTACATCGCCGCTTCTCATGCACTTTTGGTTGCTCCCGTGCTTGAGCTATTTTCTCAAGAATACACCGAAGAGAAGCTAAATTTAAAGAAAAATAATCCAAATTTGATAACCGAGCTAGTCGATCTTTATAAATCAATCAAACCTTCAAACGCCCTAGAGTACCTACACGACGCCATCCATCACACAGAGAGCATCCTTACGCTCTTTGATCTAGGCTATGTTGATCTGCAAGATAGATCAAACGCAGAGGTGCTTTTAAGGCTCATCAGCAAAAAAGCTGTCGTGATGCTTGGCAATAAGAGCAACTCAAGCGATCTAGCCAAAATTCAAAAAGAAGTGCAAGAGAGATACCTACTAAATTTCTCAATCTTTCAAAGCTTGCCAGACTTTTGGGGTCTAAAACAAAATTTCCCTATCATGCCACTTGATAGGCTCGATGAGCGCCCTACTTTGCCAGCTTCGATCTGGGACATTACCTGCGATAGCGACGGCGAGATCAGCTATGATGATGAGCAAAACCCACTGCTTTTACACGACGTGGATGTGGAGAAAGAGGACTATTTCTTAGGATTTTTCCTAGTTGGCGCATACCAAGAGGTGATCGGTATGAAGCACAACCTCTTTACTCACCCGACAGAAGCTACGATAGAGATAACAAATGATGACTACAAGATCACAAATTTACTAGAGAGCCAGTCGATCCTTGATATCATGGAGGACATGGACTACGATATCTACGAGATCCAAGATACTCTAAATGAGCGCTTAGAGAAATCAACTCTGATAAACGAAACGCAAAAGAAACAAATTTTGGGCGAACTTTATCTATTTTTAAATGATAATAGCTACTTAAAGACAATTAACTAA